A genomic window from Lycium barbarum isolate Lr01 chromosome 4, ASM1917538v2, whole genome shotgun sequence includes:
- the LOC132636040 gene encoding uncharacterized protein LOC132636040 has product MEEHPLVKFEHWVEGGGMWSGDFHFRSLILSFLSVSQLELLKKGVFGQFMDLVDVRLSDSIFYCLILSQLTSSNDSALKFKIFDRVCVFDSESFRLITGLDSCVGDFSVVSSRPNRLLRLYFPNQDRIRLCDLRSFLQIKSSNRTGGFWERSSDPIRLAEVYILERVLLGRNEKCVVKGHLMKIIDDDSLRVSYPWGSLSFNWLVRSIRGCVKTFKSTPSTRYMISGFPYALNVWLLEVFPIFRGFSSFHGLKSPRMLSWGPSKQVDYKVITDNFFHAEKRFKKFIVHAVVVGTEQEMLDYPVALKFPDDSGPCSSRAVLPSEVTSQIVDGVLSSVKKQLDDERSTIVNQVKSLDSRFEELDKNFVGAINAVDSLVRIHDETKSGVAASESAKRTCLESRLDSLESKFDYVMHCVESLVRLHSEKKSCKARSTKNETSPMLDMLCDAAVSSSSQLSDKTQTISQFEKEYVKENKDRTKKEALNEIAAINDAFQRGDILFSSNEASQNVNEVAAAVEDSRKRPRCEDGNKEEDGSRKRPRCEDGNKEDDGYPNWYLLTPSSTPVEKRLSSAAEDIYCTAEELGK; this is encoded by the exons atg gaggaacatcccttggttaagtttgaacattgggttgaaggaggtggcatgtggagtggtgattttcattttcggagtttgattttgtcctttttgagtgtctctcaattggagttgttgaaaaagggtgtgtttggacagtttatggatttggttgatgtccgcctgagtgatagtattttctattgcttgatcttatcgcaacttacatctagtaatgatagtgcgttaaagtttaagatttttgatcgcgtgtgtgtatttgattccgagtctttccgtcttattactgggttggattcttgtgttggcgattttagtgttgtgtctagcagaccaaatagattgttgagactttattttccaaatcaggATAGAATAAGGTTGTGTGATCTCAGGAGTTTTTTACAGATCAAGTCAAGTAATCGTACTGGTGGTTTTTGGGAAAGATCTAGTGATCCTATTAGACTTGCTGAGGTCTATATATTGGAGAGGGTTTTGTTGGGTCGTaacgagaaatgtgttgttaaaggTCATCTAATGAAGATAATTGACGATGACAGTCTTCGGGTGTCTTATCCTTGGGGTTCTCttagttttaattggttggtacggtcgattcgtggttgtgtgaagactttcaagagcacgccatctacacgttatatgattagtggtttcccttacgctttaaatgtgtggctgttggaggttttccctatctttcgagggttttcaagttttcatggtctgaagtctcctcgtatgttgtcttggggtccttcaaagcaagttgattataaagttattactgataatttcttccatgctgaaaaa agattcaagaaatttattgtccatgctgttgttgttggtacgGAACAAGAGATGCTGGATTATCCAGTTGCACTTAAATTTCCTGATGATTCAGGACCTTGTTCTTCCCGTGCGGTTTTGCCATCTGAAGTTACTTCTCAGATAGTTGAT ggtgttttgtctagtgtgaagaagcaacttgatgatgaacgatctacaattgtcaatcaagtaaag tctttggatagccgtttcgaagaattggataaaaaTTTTGTTGGCGCGATTAATGCTGTGGATAGCTTAGTTCGTATACATGATGAAACAAAGTCAGGTGTAGCAGCTTCTGAAAGTGCTAAAAGAACTTGTTTAGAAAGTAGACTTGATAGTTTGGAAAGTAAatttgattatgtgatgcatTGTGTTGAAAGTTTAGTTCGACTGCATAGCGAAAAGAAATCTTGTAAAGCAAGGTCTACAAAAAATGAGACATCTCCCATGCTCGATATGCTCTGTGATGCTGCTGTTTCTTCATCAAGTCAATTGTCTGATAAAACTCAAACTATTTCTCAGTTTGAAAAGGAATatgtgaaagaaaataaagaccGCACAAAAAAAGAAGCACTTAATGAAATTGCTGCAATTAATGATGCTTTTCAACGCGGAGATATTTTGTTTTCTTCTAATGAAGCATCACAAAATGTAAATGAAGTAGCAGCTGCTGTTGAAGATAGTAGAAAACGTCCAAGATGcgaagatggaaacaaagaagaagatggtagtagaaaacgtccgagatgcgaagatggaaacaaagaagatgatggTTATCCTAATTGGTATTTGCTTACACCAAGCAGTACTCCAGTTGAGAAACGGTTGAGTTCTGCTGCTGAAGATATATACTGTACTGCAGAagagttaggaaagtga